TTTATAGTTTGCTCTATAAGCTTCTTACCTAGTTCTTGTTTTCTAAAATTTTCATGCACTACTACTCTACCAAATGCAGATTGTACATAATAATCACCAGGTTTAAAAATTCTTGTATATGCTATGACTTCATTATTATTTATACAAAAAAGATGATGAGCTAATTGATCTTTATTATCTAATTCTGGATAGGGGCAATTTTGTTCTACAACAAAAATATCTATTCGAAGTTTTAAAATGGAATAAAATTCATTTAAAGATAATTGATCAAATGTTTTTAAAAACCATTTCATTTTATGAACACGCTATTTTATCAACTCTGGTTTGATGACGCCCACCTTCAAAATCCATATTTAAAAATATATCAACAAAATTAATTGCTTGATGTACTGATACAAATCGGGCAGGAATACTTAATATATTTGCATCATTATGTTGTCTTGCTAACGCAACCAATTCATTATTCCAACATAAAGCTGCTCTAATTCCCTGATGTTTATTGGCCGCAATTTGTGCACCATTACCACTTCCACAAATGGTAATACCAAAATCAACCTCTTTATTTTCTACAGCATTAGCTACTGGATGAACAAAATCTGGATAATCAACACTATCATCAGTATCAGTTCCAAAATTTATGACCGTATGTCCGTTTTCCTCTAAGTGCTTTACTATAGCCTTTTTGTAATCAGTACCCGCGTGGTCATTACCTATTGCAATCTTCATTTTTATATCTTTTAGTTTAAAATTCAAATTTACCACTATTTAACTTTATGAACATTAAAATTTTAAATTGTTAATAGCTTTTGGCAATAATTTAAGAATTAGACCTTTAAACAATTCTACAATTGTTAATCAAATATCAACTAAATCTTATAATAATAATTTGTATTCTTAATTAAAAGTTTAAGAGAAATCTTACGAATACAAACCTAATTTAGTTATCATAATTTGAGATGAATTTATTAACATATAAAAACAAGGTTTTCAACTAAAATTTTAATTATTCTTTACAATAAATTAGTTAACAACAGTTGTTAACAAGCTGTGTTTAGAATTGATTATTTCTTTGATTTATAGTTAGTTTAACTAATAAATTATAGCTCATAAAATGTTAAACAATATTTAACAACTTAATATCAAAATAAAAATTGCATTATTTATTGTAACTATTAACAACATATAATAACAATCATTTCTTTTCTAAAATTTTAAAATAAAAAAAATATAATATAATATATGTTAATAAGTAAAAATTAAAGTTTGGTAAATACAAGTAGGTAAAATTATGTCGTAACTTAATATCTTACTATAAGTGCTACTAAGTAGTTTTTTTACTTTTTTTCACTTTTTATCTAAAATATTGTAAATTAGCGACCTTAACTATGAACTAAGAAAAATTAAACCCCCTATGTTATGAAAAAAAATTACATTATTTTATTATTTTTATGCCTTGTGTATACTGCACAAAGTCAAACAATTACCACAGTAGCAGGTACTGGATCTTCGGGATTTTCTGGAGATGGTGGTTTAGCTACTACAGCAAAATTAAATTTACCATTTAATTTAACTTTTGACAAGTCTGACAATATTTATATTGCAGATACTTACAATAATAGTATTAGAAGAATTGATAAGGAATCAGGTATCATTACTACAGTGGTTGGTACAGCTGATAAAAAACAAGTAAGCGAATTAAAAACCCCAACGGGATTAACATTTGATAATTACAATAACTTATATGTTGCTGATTTAGCTAATTTACGTATTAGAAAGGTAAATTTAGATACGGGTAGTTCTATTACGTTAGTTGGAAAAAAATCAGAAACAGAATTTCCAAATATTAATGAATATTTAGGAGGTCCTTTTAATGTTGTTTTTGACAAGCATGGTAATCTTTATGTTTCTGTAAACGGTGATAGTAATGTTAAAAAAGTTGATTTTACAACGGGTAAGGTAACTATTATTGCAGGTACCGGTGAAGTTGGTTTTTCGGGAGATGGAGGACAAGCGTCTGCTGCTAAATTAGCAAATCCAACAGGTCTAGCTTTAGATGGTAAAGGAAATCTTTTTATTTCTGATAGTGGAAATGAACGTATTAGAAAAATAAATTTATCAACAGGTATTATTACAACTATAGCTGGAACTGGAGAAACGGGATTTGTAGGAGAAAATGTAGATGCAACTAAAGCACAATTAGCAAATCCATTAGGTTTAGCTATTAATAATAATGGAGATTTATTCGTTGTTGATAGAGGTAACAATATGGTAAGAAAAATAGCTCTTTCTACTGGTAAAATTACAACTGTGGCTGGTAATGGTGAATCTGGATTTTCAGGAGATGGTGAATTGGCAAAAGATGCAAAACTATCTAACCCTACTGGTTTAGCTTTTAATAAAACTGGTGAATTATTTGTTGTAGATAGAGGTAATAATAGAATTAGAAAAATATCAGGTTTAGCTTCTGCAGATACTGATGAAGTTTCATTAGAAGCAAGTATTAAAGTATATCCTAATCCAAGTACAGATAAAATAACTATCGATATAAAAGATAACGTTGAATTAAAATATGTTTTAATGTTTGATTCTAATGGTAGTCAGGTAAAAGTGCAATTAAAAGACAAGTCTTTAAATGTTGCCAAATTACCAAGAGGTATTTATGTACTTAGAATTGCAACTTCTGAAGGTTCAACAGAACAAAAGGTTGTATTAGAATAAAAAATAACAATTATTTAATTAAAAGCCTCGATGACTATCGGGGCTTTTTTGTTATATTTCGGCTAGAATAAATAAAGTATGTCAAAAAAGAGATTTCAATATAAAAAGAAAGGTAATGTAGTTAAAGATTTATCTACAAAAATTTTAAAAACATTAAATCAAAATTCAAAACAGTCGTTTAATTATAAACAAATAGCTGCGAGTTTAGATATTACAGATGCTAATGGTAGACAACAAATTATACAAAATTTGGAAGCCTTAAAGCTAAAGGAAAGAATAGAAGAAACTGAAAAAGGTAAATATAAAATTATACAAAACGAACATTACCATGTTGGTATATTAGATGTTACATCTAATAAAAATGCCTATTTTATTTCAGATACTTTAGAGCACGATGCTTTTATACCAACGATAAATTTAAATCGTGGTTTAGATGGTGATACGGTAAAAGTTTATGTGTATAGAAGGCGAAATAATGATAAGTTCGAAGGTGAGGTAACTGAGATTATAGAACGTGCTAAAACTGAATTTGTTGGTGTTTTACAAATGAGTAAAAATTTCGGATTTGTAATACCTGACAACAATAAGATGTATGCAGATATTTTTATATCTAAAAATAATATCGACGGAGCAGAACATGGAGATAAAGTGTTGGCTGAATTGACAGATTGGCCAGATAATTCTAAGAATCCTTTTGGTAAAATTATTACAGTTTTAGGTAAACCTGGAGAACATGATACTGAAATTCATTCCATTTTATTAGAATATGGTCTTCCATATCAGTTTCCTGAAAAAGTTGAGGATGATGCCACTAAATTAGTAACTGAAGTGAGTGCAAAAGATATTTCGGAACGTCGAGATATGCGTAAAACTTTAACTTTTACTATAGATCCTAAAGATGCTAAAGATTTTGATGATGCATTGTCATTTAAAGAACTAGATAATGGTAATTTTGAAATAGGAATTCATATTGCAGATGTATCGCATTATGTGCAACCAGATACTATTTTAGATCAAGAAGCTTATGAAAGAGCAACTTCAGTATATTTAGTGGATAGAGTTGTACCTATGTTGCCAGAAGTATTGTCTAATGGAGTATGTTCTTTAAGACCTAATGAAGAAAAATTAACCTTTTCGGCCGTTTTTGAAATGGACCAAAAAGGACATGTTATAAACGAATGGTTTGGTAGAACGGTTACATATTCAGACCAACGTTTTGCATATGAAGAAGCTCAACATATAATAGAAACTTTTGAAAATACAATTCCTGAGGATATATCGATAACAGGCAAAAGTTATAAAGTAACTGATGAAATTGTAAAGGCAACTTTAAAGTTAGACGAACTGGCAAAAAAACTTAGAAAAAGACGCTTACAACAAGGAGCAATTACTTTTGATAGGGTAGAAGTGAAGTTTAATTTAAATGAAGATGCTGAACCAACTGGGGTCTATTTTAAAGAATCTAAAGATGCTAATAAGCTAATTGAAGAATTTATGCTTTTAGCTAATAAAAAAGTTGCTGAATTTGTAGGAAAAAAGAAAAATGGTACACCTACAAAAAATACCTTTATTTACAGAATACATGATGAACCC
The nucleotide sequence above comes from Aureibaculum algae. Encoded proteins:
- the rnr gene encoding ribonuclease R; translated protein: MSKKRFQYKKKGNVVKDLSTKILKTLNQNSKQSFNYKQIAASLDITDANGRQQIIQNLEALKLKERIEETEKGKYKIIQNEHYHVGILDVTSNKNAYFISDTLEHDAFIPTINLNRGLDGDTVKVYVYRRRNNDKFEGEVTEIIERAKTEFVGVLQMSKNFGFVIPDNNKMYADIFISKNNIDGAEHGDKVLAELTDWPDNSKNPFGKIITVLGKPGEHDTEIHSILLEYGLPYQFPEKVEDDATKLVTEVSAKDISERRDMRKTLTFTIDPKDAKDFDDALSFKELDNGNFEIGIHIADVSHYVQPDTILDQEAYERATSVYLVDRVVPMLPEVLSNGVCSLRPNEEKLTFSAVFEMDQKGHVINEWFGRTVTYSDQRFAYEEAQHIIETFENTIPEDISITGKSYKVTDEIVKATLKLDELAKKLRKRRLQQGAITFDRVEVKFNLNEDAEPTGVYFKESKDANKLIEEFMLLANKKVAEFVGKKKNGTPTKNTFIYRIHDEPNSDKLAGLQEIISKFGYKINTQTKETTSNSLNKLLSDVHGKPEENMIETLTIRSMSKAIYTTDNIGHYGLAFDYYSHFTSPIRRYPDVMTHRLLQHYLDGGKSPDAAPYEKRCEHSSEREMLASKAERDSIKYMQVKYMQNHQDEEFVGVISGVTEWGIYIEIISNKCEGMVRTRDIKDDYYIYDEKQYALVGQSTKNLYQLGDEVTVKVKKTDLERKHLDFYLINGNGD
- a CDS encoding NHL domain-containing protein — its product is MKKNYIILLFLCLVYTAQSQTITTVAGTGSSGFSGDGGLATTAKLNLPFNLTFDKSDNIYIADTYNNSIRRIDKESGIITTVVGTADKKQVSELKTPTGLTFDNYNNLYVADLANLRIRKVNLDTGSSITLVGKKSETEFPNINEYLGGPFNVVFDKHGNLYVSVNGDSNVKKVDFTTGKVTIIAGTGEVGFSGDGGQASAAKLANPTGLALDGKGNLFISDSGNERIRKINLSTGIITTIAGTGETGFVGENVDATKAQLANPLGLAINNNGDLFVVDRGNNMVRKIALSTGKITTVAGNGESGFSGDGELAKDAKLSNPTGLAFNKTGELFVVDRGNNRIRKISGLASADTDEVSLEASIKVYPNPSTDKITIDIKDNVELKYVLMFDSNGSQVKVQLKDKSLNVAKLPRGIYVLRIATSEGSTEQKVVLE
- the rpiB gene encoding ribose 5-phosphate isomerase B, with the translated sequence MKIAIGNDHAGTDYKKAIVKHLEENGHTVINFGTDTDDSVDYPDFVHPVANAVENKEVDFGITICGSGNGAQIAANKHQGIRAALCWNNELVALARQHNDANILSIPARFVSVHQAINFVDIFLNMDFEGGRHQTRVDKIACS
- a CDS encoding GNAT family N-acetyltransferase encodes the protein MKWFLKTFDQLSLNEFYSILKLRIDIFVVEQNCPYPELDNKDQLAHHLFCINNNEVIAYTRIFKPGDYYVQSAFGRVVVHENFRKQELGKKLIEQTINETYKLYGKTPIKIGGQVYLKKFYESFGFQQKGEGYLEDGIPHIYMILDNEQS